One genomic window of Anaerofustis stercorihominis DSM 17244 includes the following:
- a CDS encoding sulfite exporter TauE/SafE family protein yields MIFSYLIYIISGLGAGIGTGLAGLSAAAVISPMLITFLGFNAYEAVSIALASDVLASAVSAYIYYKNKNIDIKNGVIMLIAVLIFTVVGSYIASIVPNSTMGSFSVFMTFLLGIKFIVKPVMTTKENLEKKDKKSMAVSSVICGILIGFICGFIGAGGGMMMLLILTSVLGYELKTAVGTSVFIMTFTAFTGFLSHTAISSAPDIPALITCIIATFVGARVAALFANKSTPEKLNRITGIVLAVLGLSMILVKII; encoded by the coding sequence ATGATTTTTAGTTATTTGATTTATATTATATCAGGTCTGGGTGCAGGGATAGGAACCGGGCTGGCAGGTCTTTCTGCGGCAGCGGTAATTTCTCCGATGCTCATTACATTCTTGGGATTTAATGCGTATGAAGCGGTATCAATCGCGTTGGCTTCAGATGTTTTAGCTTCTGCAGTTTCTGCTTACATATATTATAAAAATAAAAATATAGATATCAAAAACGGAGTTATAATGCTTATTGCTGTTTTGATATTTACCGTAGTTGGAAGCTATATAGCTTCAATAGTCCCAAATTCCACAATGGGAAGTTTTTCTGTATTCATGACATTTTTATTGGGTATTAAATTTATAGTAAAACCCGTTATGACTACCAAAGAAAACTTGGAGAAAAAAGATAAAAAGTCAATGGCTGTAAGTTCTGTTATTTGTGGAATACTGATTGGTTTTATATGCGGTTTTATAGGTGCCGGGGGAGGTATGATGATGCTTCTTATTTTAACCAGTGTTCTTGGATATGAACTTAAAACTGCTGTGGGTACGAGCGTGTTTATTATGACTTTTACTGCATTTACCGGTTTCTTGTCTCATACCGCTATAAGTTCAGCTCCGGATATCCCTGCACTTATAACATGTATAATTGCTACATTTGTTGGTGCCAGAGTAGCAGCATTATTTGCTAATAAATCAACTCCGGAAAAATTAAACAGAATAACAGGGATAGTACTTGCTGTTCTTGGACTCTCAATGATACTTGTAAAAATTATATAA
- a CDS encoding ferredoxin domain-containing protein codes for MIYNEKQMEEKAVLETAAKMCAAARTSPKTKGVDNIVTVVLTGKEKDELADKMEEVYLREFGETEGHYVRDGRNLRTAGAVVLIGVKRAYTGLPHCSFCGFKNCGENKKMGGRCAFNTIDLGIAIGSAVSIAADNRVDSRVMFSIGKVAEEMNYAEGEDIIWEGIPISVSGKSPFFDRVKK; via the coding sequence ATGATTTACAATGAAAAACAAATGGAAGAAAAAGCTGTTTTGGAAACTGCAGCTAAGATGTGTGCCGCTGCAAGGACCTCACCAAAGACAAAAGGTGTGGATAACATTGTAACTGTTGTGCTCACAGGAAAAGAAAAAGATGAACTTGCCGATAAAATGGAAGAAGTTTATTTAAGAGAATTTGGTGAAACCGAAGGACATTATGTGAGAGACGGCAGAAATTTAAGAACAGCGGGAGCTGTTGTATTGATAGGTGTGAAAAGAGCTTATACAGGACTTCCTCATTGTTCTTTCTGCGGATTTAAAAACTGCGGTGAAAATAAAAAAATGGGTGGAAGATGTGCTTTTAATACTATCGATCTCGGTATTGCCATTGGTTCTGCTGTTTCCATTGCCGCTGATAACAGGGTAGACAGCAGAGTTATGTTTTCCATAGGTAAAGTCGCCGAAGAAATGAATTATGCTGAAGGTGAAGATATTATATGGGAAGGAATTCCTATAAGTGTCAGTGGAAAAAGTCCTTTCTTTGATAGAGTTAAAAAATAA